In one Arenibacter antarcticus genomic region, the following are encoded:
- a CDS encoding four helix bundle protein, with translation MHRFEELIIWQKAMNITEEVYLLSAEFPKEEKFGLKSQIRRSAVSIASNIAEGAGRNTNGEFRNFLSMASGSSDELYTQLLLAYRLKLVQQERVKNILTNVKEVQKMNYALIKSLKQQ, from the coding sequence ATGCATCGATTTGAAGAATTAATAATTTGGCAAAAAGCGATGAATATAACTGAAGAGGTATATCTCTTATCCGCGGAATTTCCAAAAGAAGAGAAATTTGGATTAAAGAGCCAAATTAGAAGAAGTGCAGTTTCAATTGCATCAAATATTGCTGAGGGTGCCGGAAGGAATACAAATGGTGAATTTAGAAATTTTCTAAGTATGGCAAGTGGGTCTTCCGATGAATTGTATACTCAATTATTACTGGCTTATCGATTAAAATTGGTTCAACAGGAACGCGTGAAAAATATACTAACCAATGTTAAGGAAGTACAAAAAATGAATTATGCATTGATAAAATCACTCAAACAACAATAA
- a CDS encoding 3-hydroxyacyl-CoA dehydrogenase/enoyl-CoA hydratase family protein, giving the protein MNKHIKKVAVIGSGIMGSGIACHFANIGVEVLLLDIVPRELTEKEKASGLTLKDKVVRNRLVNDSLMAALKSKPSPIYHQKFAQRISTGNLEDDIAKVSEVDWIIEVVVERLDVKKMVFDNLEKYRKPGTLITSNTSGIPIKFMSEGRSEDFQKHFCGTHFFNPARYLKLFEIIPGPKTSPEVLEFLNGYGEQFLGKTSVVAKDTPAFIGNRVGIFGIQSLFHMVKEMGLTVEEVDKLTGPVIGRPKSATFRTVDVVGLDTLVHVANGINENCPSDERHEVFQLPNFINTMMENKWLGSKTGQGFYKKIKNADGSSEIMTLDLNTLEYRANKRASFATLELTKTIDKVMDRYKVLVGGKDKAGEFYRKSFAALFAYVSNRIPEISDDLYKIDDAMKAGFGWEHGPFQIWDAIGVQAGMELIEKEGLKAAPWVSEMFATENKSFYSVKDGATYFYNIPTKKIEKIPGQDAFIILDNIRKTKEVFKNSGVVVEDLGDGILNVEFQSKMNTIGGDVLAGLNKAIDLAEKDFQGLVVGNQAPNFSVGANIGMIFMMAVEQEYDELNMAIKMFQDTMMRMRYSAIPTVSAPHGMTLGGGCELSLHADMVVAAAETYIGLVEFGVGVIPGGGGSKEFALRAQDTFKKNDVELNVLQEYFLTIGMAKVSTSAYEAYDLGILQHGKDIVVVNKDRQIATAKAHAKLMAEAGYTQPIRRQDIKVLGKQALGMFLVGTDAMEDSNYISEHDKKIANKLAYVMAGGDLSEPTLVTEQYLLDLEREAFLSLCTERKTLERIQHMLKTGKPLRN; this is encoded by the coding sequence ATGAACAAACATATTAAAAAGGTAGCGGTAATTGGCTCCGGCATCATGGGAAGCGGTATAGCATGCCACTTTGCCAATATTGGCGTAGAAGTATTATTGTTGGATATTGTACCAAGGGAACTTACTGAAAAAGAGAAAGCCAGTGGACTAACCTTAAAGGATAAGGTAGTGCGCAATAGATTGGTGAACGACTCCCTTATGGCGGCTCTTAAATCCAAGCCCTCCCCTATTTATCATCAAAAGTTTGCCCAGCGTATTAGCACCGGGAATCTTGAGGATGACATTGCAAAAGTTAGTGAGGTAGACTGGATCATTGAGGTGGTCGTAGAGCGCTTGGATGTAAAGAAAATGGTGTTCGATAATTTGGAGAAATACAGAAAACCAGGGACTTTAATCACCTCTAATACTTCCGGTATTCCGATAAAATTTATGAGTGAAGGAAGAAGTGAGGATTTCCAGAAACATTTCTGTGGGACCCACTTTTTTAATCCTGCTAGATACTTAAAATTATTTGAAATTATCCCTGGACCAAAGACATCTCCGGAAGTCTTGGAATTCCTAAATGGATATGGTGAACAGTTTTTGGGTAAAACCTCGGTGGTAGCCAAGGATACCCCCGCTTTTATAGGAAACCGTGTGGGTATATTTGGGATACAAAGCCTATTCCATATGGTTAAGGAGATGGGACTTACCGTTGAAGAAGTTGATAAACTAACGGGACCAGTGATTGGAAGGCCAAAATCTGCCACTTTCCGAACTGTGGATGTTGTGGGGCTAGATACCTTGGTGCATGTTGCCAATGGTATTAATGAGAACTGCCCAAGTGATGAACGACATGAGGTATTCCAACTACCGAACTTCATCAATACCATGATGGAAAACAAGTGGTTGGGAAGTAAAACAGGACAAGGGTTTTACAAAAAGATAAAAAATGCAGATGGCTCCAGTGAGATAATGACCTTGGATCTAAATACTCTGGAGTATAGGGCCAATAAAAGAGCAAGTTTTGCCACTTTAGAGCTTACAAAAACTATAGATAAGGTAATGGACCGATATAAGGTTCTGGTTGGAGGAAAAGATAAGGCCGGGGAATTTTACAGAAAAAGCTTCGCTGCCCTTTTTGCCTATGTATCCAACCGTATCCCAGAGATATCCGACGATCTCTATAAAATTGATGATGCCATGAAGGCTGGTTTTGGATGGGAACACGGACCTTTTCAGATTTGGGATGCCATTGGGGTCCAAGCAGGAATGGAATTGATAGAGAAAGAAGGTTTGAAAGCTGCCCCATGGGTTTCGGAAATGTTTGCAACAGAAAATAAATCGTTTTACAGCGTTAAGGATGGAGCTACTTATTTTTACAACATCCCGACTAAAAAAATAGAGAAAATTCCAGGACAGGATGCCTTTATAATCTTGGATAACATTCGTAAGACCAAAGAGGTATTTAAAAACAGCGGTGTTGTTGTCGAGGATTTAGGAGATGGAATTTTAAATGTGGAATTCCAATCCAAGATGAATACCATTGGTGGCGATGTGCTGGCTGGGCTGAACAAGGCAATTGATTTGGCCGAAAAAGATTTTCAAGGTTTGGTCGTAGGTAACCAAGCTCCTAATTTCTCGGTTGGAGCCAATATTGGCATGATCTTTATGATGGCCGTAGAACAGGAATACGATGAGCTAAACATGGCCATTAAAATGTTCCAGGACACTATGATGCGTATGCGCTATTCTGCAATTCCAACTGTTTCGGCACCTCATGGGATGACTTTGGGTGGAGGATGCGAGCTTTCACTGCATGCAGACATGGTAGTTGCTGCGGCAGAAACCTATATTGGGCTTGTGGAATTTGGTGTAGGTGTTATTCCAGGTGGTGGCGGCTCTAAAGAATTTGCCTTACGTGCCCAGGATACCTTTAAGAAAAATGATGTAGAGCTCAATGTTCTCCAAGAATATTTCCTCACTATAGGAATGGCTAAGGTTTCTACTTCTGCCTATGAAGCCTATGACTTGGGAATTTTACAACACGGTAAGGATATTGTTGTGGTCAATAAAGACCGACAAATAGCTACTGCCAAAGCGCATGCCAAGTTAATGGCCGAAGCCGGATATACCCAACCCATAAGGCGACAAGATATAAAAGTACTTGGAAAACAGGCACTTGGAATGTTCTTAGTAGGGACCGATGCCATGGAAGACAGTAATTACATAAGTGAACACGATAAAAAAATCGCCAATAAACTGGCCTATGTTATGGCAGGGGGAGATTTATCTGAACCTACCCTGGTAACTGAACAGTATTTATTGGATTTGGAAAGGGAAGCCTTCCTGTCGCTTTGTACGGAAAGAAAAACCTTGGAAAGGATTCAGCATATGCTGAAGACTGGGAAGCCGTTGAGAAACTAA
- a CDS encoding acetyl-CoA C-acyltransferase — MKTAYIVKAYRTAVGKAPKGVFRFKRTDELAAETIAYMMKELPQLDKKRIDDVIVGNAMPEGSQGLNMARLISLMGLDIVDVPGVTVNRFCASGIETIGVATAKIQAGMADCIIAGGAESMSAVPMTGYKTELNYDLAKSGHEDYYWGMGNTAEAVAKQFKVSREDQDEFAYHSHMKALKAQAEDRFQSQIVPIAIEQIYVDENGKKATKNYTVTKDEGPRKGTSLEALAKLRPVFAAGGSVTAGNSSQMSDGAAFVMVMSEEMVKELNLEPIARLVNYAAAGVEPRIMGIGPVKAIPKALKQAGLKQEDVELIELNEAFASQSIAVIRELNLNPDIVNVNGGAIALGHPLGCTGAKLSVQLFDEMRKRNMKGKYGMVTMCVGTGQGAAGIYEFLN; from the coding sequence ATGAAAACAGCATATATAGTAAAAGCATATAGAACGGCAGTAGGTAAAGCACCAAAAGGGGTTTTCCGTTTTAAACGTACAGATGAATTGGCAGCGGAAACCATAGCATATATGATGAAGGAGTTGCCTCAATTGGATAAAAAACGAATAGATGATGTTATCGTTGGAAACGCAATGCCGGAAGGTTCACAGGGGCTAAATATGGCGCGATTGATCTCCTTGATGGGATTGGATATCGTGGACGTTCCAGGAGTAACCGTTAACAGATTCTGCGCCTCTGGAATAGAAACCATAGGGGTGGCTACCGCAAAGATCCAAGCTGGCATGGCCGACTGTATCATTGCAGGAGGTGCGGAAAGTATGAGTGCCGTACCCATGACCGGGTATAAAACCGAGCTCAATTACGATTTGGCGAAATCGGGTCACGAAGATTACTACTGGGGTATGGGAAATACTGCAGAAGCGGTTGCCAAGCAATTTAAGGTATCTAGGGAAGATCAGGACGAATTTGCCTACCATTCTCATATGAAAGCCCTAAAGGCACAGGCAGAAGACCGTTTTCAAAGTCAGATCGTACCTATAGCTATTGAGCAGATATATGTGGATGAAAATGGAAAAAAAGCCACCAAAAATTATACCGTTACCAAAGATGAAGGTCCACGTAAGGGTACTAGTTTGGAAGCCTTGGCCAAACTACGTCCGGTGTTTGCTGCTGGAGGTAGCGTTACTGCAGGGAATTCTTCACAAATGAGCGATGGCGCAGCCTTTGTTATGGTGATGAGCGAAGAAATGGTTAAGGAATTAAACCTAGAGCCCATTGCCAGACTAGTAAATTACGCTGCAGCTGGGGTAGAACCACGGATTATGGGAATTGGACCTGTAAAGGCCATTCCAAAAGCCCTTAAGCAAGCTGGATTGAAGCAAGAGGATGTAGAACTAATAGAGCTTAATGAAGCTTTTGCCTCGCAATCCATCGCAGTGATCAGAGAACTGAACCTTAATCCCGATATAGTAAATGTCAACGGAGGTGCAATAGCCTTAGGGCATCCATTAGGATGTACAGGCGCCAAGCTTTCCGTTCAATTATTCGACGAAATGCGAAAACGCAATATGAAGGGCAAGTATGGTATGGTCACCATGTGCGTTGGAACAGGTCAGGGAGCAGCAGGTATTTATGAGTTCCTGAACTAA
- a CDS encoding long-chain fatty acid--CoA ligase, which translates to MQDITRLFDFPYYQLEKFNLKKSLVTKYNGEWVATSSQEYVDKANQTSRALLRLGVKPNDKIAVISMTNRTEWNIMDIGILQLGAQNVPIYPTISECDYEYVLNHSEAIYCFVSCQEVYNKVEAVRKNTPHLKEVFSFDQLDNCKNWNEILSMGEDTSNQEEVEAHKKAVKAHDLATLIYTSGTTGKPKGVMLSHDNVVSNALESSKRFPIVDGDTNGLSFLPVCHIYERMIIYLYQYRGVSIHYAESMDKISDNIKEVAPHVMTAVPRVLEKVYDSIIAKGAALTGIKKMLFFWAVDIGLKYEPYGENGWWYEWQLGVARKLIFSKWKAGLGGNISLIASGSAALQPRLARVFNAAEMGLMEGYGLTETSPVVSVNDFRDGGFRIGTVGKLLDRTEVKIAEDGEICVKGPQVMMGYFKDEEKTAEVLVDGYFQTGDIGEIDSDGFLKITDRKKEMFKTSGGKYVAPQLLENRFKQSRFIEQIMVVGEGEKMPAALIQPDFNFLRDWAKIHNIEVGDDKDIVTNEKVLARYQEEVDIANENFAKWEKVKQFRLTPDAWSIEEGHLTPTLKLKRKIIKEKYKILYNDIYGH; encoded by the coding sequence ATGCAAGACATTACCCGCCTTTTTGATTTTCCTTACTATCAATTGGAAAAATTCAACTTAAAAAAATCATTGGTAACCAAGTATAATGGAGAGTGGGTTGCCACCTCTTCTCAGGAATATGTGGACAAAGCAAATCAAACTAGTCGCGCATTACTGCGATTAGGGGTTAAACCAAATGATAAGATTGCTGTGATATCCATGACCAATAGAACGGAGTGGAACATTATGGACATTGGGATACTTCAATTAGGGGCCCAAAATGTCCCTATATATCCTACCATTTCCGAGTGTGATTATGAATATGTCCTCAATCATTCAGAGGCTATTTATTGTTTTGTCTCTTGCCAGGAGGTTTACAATAAGGTAGAGGCAGTACGAAAAAATACACCCCATTTAAAGGAAGTGTTTTCTTTTGATCAATTGGACAATTGTAAAAATTGGAACGAAATTTTGTCCATGGGCGAAGACACCTCCAATCAAGAAGAGGTAGAAGCACATAAAAAAGCGGTAAAGGCCCACGATCTAGCTACTTTGATTTATACTTCTGGAACCACTGGAAAACCAAAAGGTGTTATGTTGTCACATGATAATGTGGTGAGCAATGCGTTGGAAAGTTCAAAAAGGTTTCCTATTGTGGATGGAGATACGAATGGATTGAGTTTCTTGCCGGTATGCCATATATATGAACGCATGATCATCTATCTCTACCAGTATAGAGGAGTCTCCATTCACTATGCAGAATCTATGGATAAGATCAGCGATAATATAAAGGAGGTTGCCCCCCATGTTATGACGGCAGTTCCAAGAGTATTAGAAAAAGTATACGACTCTATTATTGCAAAAGGAGCAGCCCTGACCGGAATAAAAAAAATGTTGTTCTTCTGGGCGGTGGATATTGGCTTGAAATATGAGCCGTATGGAGAAAATGGATGGTGGTACGAATGGCAATTGGGAGTGGCTCGTAAACTTATTTTTAGTAAATGGAAGGCGGGATTGGGTGGTAATATAAGTCTTATAGCCTCCGGTAGTGCCGCATTACAACCTAGACTGGCAAGAGTATTTAATGCAGCGGAGATGGGTCTTATGGAGGGTTACGGACTTACTGAAACCTCGCCAGTAGTTTCTGTGAACGATTTTCGTGACGGCGGATTTAGAATTGGTACAGTAGGCAAGTTGCTAGACCGTACTGAAGTGAAAATAGCCGAAGATGGAGAAATCTGTGTTAAGGGACCCCAAGTTATGATGGGATATTTTAAGGATGAAGAAAAAACGGCCGAGGTTTTAGTGGACGGGTATTTTCAAACTGGAGATATAGGCGAAATAGATTCGGACGGATTCCTGAAGATTACGGATAGAAAGAAGGAGATGTTTAAAACCTCCGGCGGTAAATATGTGGCCCCTCAATTACTGGAAAACCGATTTAAACAATCCAGATTTATAGAACAAATAATGGTTGTTGGGGAAGGTGAAAAAATGCCTGCTGCCCTAATTCAACCCGATTTCAACTTTTTACGTGATTGGGCGAAAATACACAATATTGAAGTGGGCGACGATAAGGATATTGTCACCAATGAAAAAGTGTTGGCACGGTACCAAGAGGAGGTTGATATTGCCAATGAGAATTTCGCAAAATGGGAAAAAGTAAAGCAATTTAGATTAACTCCAGATGCTTGGAGTATAGAGGAAGGGCATTTAACCCCAACCCTAAAACTGAAAAGAAAAATTATTAAAGAGAAGTACAAAATTCTTTACAATGATATATACGGGCATTAA
- a CDS encoding MarR family winged helix-turn-helix transcriptional regulator — MKDITIDYALRATWQAVTKMYNEEAKKFESTMAVGFTLLSIDPKTGTPSTALGPKMGMEATSLSRILKSMEQKGLIVRKPNPNDGRGVLIHLTAFGLEKRDDSKAVVLRFNETVRSHVSEEQLNSFFEVAELINHLVTEKKIYNKKTITN; from the coding sequence ATGAAAGATATAACAATAGATTATGCGTTACGTGCCACTTGGCAAGCAGTAACAAAAATGTATAACGAAGAGGCTAAAAAGTTTGAAAGCACCATGGCCGTCGGATTTACATTGCTGAGCATAGACCCCAAGACGGGAACCCCTTCCACTGCTTTAGGGCCTAAAATGGGAATGGAGGCCACCAGTTTGTCCAGAATTTTAAAAAGCATGGAACAAAAAGGGTTAATAGTACGCAAACCTAATCCTAATGATGGTAGGGGCGTATTGATACATTTGACCGCTTTTGGACTTGAAAAAAGAGACGACTCCAAAGCGGTAGTGCTTCGCTTTAACGAAACAGTAAGGTCACATGTTTCCGAAGAGCAATTAAATTCCTTTTTTGAGGTTGCTGAGCTGATTAACCACTTGGTTACCGAAAAGAAAATTTACAATAAAAAGACCATAACTAATTAA